A genomic segment from Gorilla gorilla gorilla isolate KB3781 chromosome 3, NHGRI_mGorGor1-v2.1_pri, whole genome shotgun sequence encodes:
- the LOC129533013 gene encoding histone-lysine N-methyltransferase SETMAR-like, translated as MSKINWSFNLAILTRTEGEQRIKQENKADYIKRTETMEMMLDKKQIRAIFLFEFKMGRKAVKTTCHINNTFGSGTANKCTVQWWFKFCKGDKSLEDEEHSGWPSEVDKDQMKAIIEADSLTTTQEVAEELNVDLSTVVWHLKQTGKVKQLDNWVPHELSENKKNRRFKVSSSLILHNNKQTIS; from the exons ATGTCAAAGATAAACTGGAGTTTCAATCTTGCTATCTTAACAAGAACAGAGGgagaacaaagaataaaacaagaaaataaagctgACTATATTAAAAGAACAGAG actatggaaatgatgttagacaaaaaacaaattcgagcaattttcttatttgagttcaAAATGGGTCGTAAAGCAGTGAAGACAACTTGCCACATCAACAACACATTTGGCTCAGGAACTGCTAACAAatgtacagtgcagtggtggttcaaattttgcaaaggagacaagagccttgaagatgaggagcataGTGGCTGGCCATCAGAAGTTGACAAAGACCAAATGAAAGCAATTATCGAAGCTGATTCTCTTACAACTACTCAAGAAGTTGCTGAAGAACTCAATGTCGATCTTTCTACAGTAgtttggcatttgaagcaaacAGGAAAGGTGAAACAGCTGGATAACTGGGTGCCTCATGAGTTGAGCGAAAATAAAAAAAATCGTCGTTTTAAAGTgtcatcttctcttattctacacaacaacaaacaaaccattTCTTGA